Proteins encoded within one genomic window of Prosthecobacter algae:
- a CDS encoding orotidine 5'-phosphate decarboxylase / HUMPS family protein gives MKPIVQISLDLTNIDEALETAALAMRAGVDWLEAGTPLILAEGLHGVRALRKAFPNTPIVADLKTMDGGYLEAEMMAKAGATHVVVMARAHAETIKCVVKAGADFGCKVMGDNMVCPDMVEGAKFLEDLGCDYVIHHIGYDERRGIAAAGHRMPSPMDQLREVVNAVKIPVQAVGGLSLEQAIQCPQYGAPLVVLGAPLTIDADSFKTADGNLESSLRLICEAVHAQTVVR, from the coding sequence ATGAAACCCATCGTCCAGATTTCCCTCGACCTGACCAACATTGACGAAGCCCTCGAAACGGCGGCCCTGGCCATGCGAGCGGGAGTGGACTGGCTAGAGGCCGGCACGCCGCTGATTTTGGCCGAAGGGCTGCATGGGGTGCGGGCACTGAGAAAAGCCTTCCCCAACACGCCCATCGTGGCGGATCTAAAGACCATGGATGGTGGCTACCTGGAGGCCGAAATGATGGCCAAGGCGGGTGCTACCCATGTGGTGGTGATGGCCCGGGCGCATGCCGAGACGATCAAGTGCGTGGTGAAAGCGGGGGCGGATTTCGGCTGCAAGGTCATGGGGGATAACATGGTGTGCCCGGACATGGTGGAAGGGGCGAAGTTTCTCGAAGACCTAGGCTGTGACTACGTCATCCACCACATCGGTTACGATGAGCGTCGCGGCATCGCCGCTGCGGGCCATCGCATGCCCAGCCCCATGGACCAACTGCGAGAGGTGGTGAATGCCGTCAAAATTCCCGTGCAGGCTGTTGGCGGGCTGAGCCTGGAGCAGGCCATCCAGTGCCCGCAGTATGGGGCACCCCTGGTGGTCCTGGGGGCCCCGCTCACCATTGATGCGGATTCTTTTAAAACCGCCGATGGTAATCTGGAAAGCTCCCTGCGCCTGATCTGCGAGGCCGTGCATGCGCAAACGGTGGTGCGGTAA
- a CDS encoding DUF1552 domain-containing protein: MSNILSQRWLLNRRHFLRGLGTTMALPLLDAMMPLRVRAAAVVTKPRRSVFVYIPNGVNGMAWQVKQPGRGYELSPSLQPLEKHRGDFTVFSGLHHPNGLGQAHVCADTWLTGAKIDAQGGRKYENSISADQMMAESVGQQTRFSSLELSISSGTGQPFNSSTLAFSRDGVPLPAEDNPKNIFNRLFGEEKGGIAEQRARLTKRRSVLDAVLDAVLDDASDLRRGLGNEDRHKLDEYLHAVRDVEQRTERLDAWLDVPKPVIEAQSAAPFQRDVPKAQAGEYWRTMFDLIVLALRTDMTRVVTYMNGSEGNGLAIPEIGITQARHNLSHHNGDPVVLERLAKSDAFIMQQFAHFLDELRSIQDGEEPLLDRTMVLFGSGMSYGHSHCNSNLPILLAGGKGLGLKHGQHLDYNRPHLKEDYSLGYDEWRSLCGKPKDGKARLNNVLLTMMQKMEVNTESFVDSLGPVSEIV; the protein is encoded by the coding sequence ATGTCGAACATCCTTTCCCAACGCTGGCTTCTCAACCGCCGCCACTTTTTGCGCGGCCTGGGCACCACCATGGCCCTCCCTTTGCTGGATGCGATGATGCCGCTGCGAGTGCGGGCCGCCGCTGTAGTGACCAAACCCCGGCGCAGTGTGTTTGTTTACATCCCGAACGGCGTCAATGGCATGGCCTGGCAGGTCAAACAGCCTGGACGCGGTTACGAGCTGTCCCCTTCCCTCCAGCCTCTGGAAAAACATCGTGGCGACTTTACGGTCTTCAGCGGTCTGCATCACCCGAATGGCCTTGGTCAGGCACATGTCTGTGCAGATACCTGGCTCACGGGTGCAAAGATTGATGCCCAAGGCGGACGGAAGTATGAGAACTCTATCTCGGCAGACCAAATGATGGCCGAGAGCGTGGGCCAGCAAACGCGTTTCTCTTCCCTGGAACTCTCCATCTCCTCCGGCACCGGTCAGCCCTTCAATAGCAGCACCCTGGCATTCTCACGCGATGGCGTGCCACTGCCCGCAGAAGACAACCCAAAGAACATATTCAATCGTTTGTTCGGCGAAGAAAAAGGCGGCATTGCCGAGCAACGCGCCCGCCTGACGAAACGCCGCAGCGTGCTGGATGCCGTGCTGGATGCCGTGCTGGACGATGCCAGTGACCTCCGCCGTGGCCTGGGCAATGAAGACCGCCACAAGCTGGACGAATACCTGCATGCCGTGCGCGATGTGGAACAGCGCACCGAGCGGCTGGACGCCTGGCTGGATGTACCCAAACCCGTCATTGAGGCCCAATCAGCAGCACCTTTCCAGCGCGATGTTCCCAAAGCCCAAGCAGGTGAATATTGGCGCACCATGTTTGACCTCATCGTTCTGGCCTTGCGCACCGACATGACCCGCGTGGTGACCTACATGAACGGCAGTGAGGGTAACGGCCTCGCCATTCCTGAGATCGGCATCACGCAGGCACGGCACAATCTTTCTCATCACAATGGCGACCCCGTGGTGCTTGAGCGCCTGGCCAAAAGCGATGCCTTCATCATGCAGCAGTTTGCCCATTTCCTGGATGAGCTGCGCAGCATTCAAGATGGCGAAGAACCTTTGCTGGACCGCACCATGGTGCTCTTTGGCAGCGGCATGAGCTACGGCCACAGCCACTGCAACAGCAACCTGCCCATCCTCCTCGCCGGCGGCAAAGGTCTGGGCCTGAAACATGGCCAGCACCTGGACTACAATCGCCCGCATCTGAAGGAAGACTACTCGCTGGGTTATGACGAATGGCGCAGCCTCTGCGGCAAACCGAAAGACGGAAAAGCCCGCCTCAACAACGTGCTGCTGACCATGATGCAAAAGATGGAAGTGAATACCGAGTCCTTTGTGGACAGCCTGGGGCCGGTCTCTGAGATCGTCTGA
- a CDS encoding sugar phosphate isomerase/epimerase family protein, whose product MTTRRSFLATSLSALGAASLPAIEPINRAGKSRMQLGVAAYSFRERFQWMRGKEQKAKEGQKPWSILDFIDWCADNHVPGAEVTSYFFPPDVDEKYLLEVKRHAYLRGVQLAGTAVGNNFALPKGEKLDQEIADVKRWIDYSAIMSAPHIRVFAGPQPKGLSEEEAVANCLAAYQECLDYAAKKGVFLGLENHGGIVAEPENLIKMVKAANSPWAGINFDSGNFHTEDPYADLAKIAPYSVNVQLKMEISRKGAAKDEHEPSDVDRVLKILREANYQGWFTLEYEVKNTDPLVEVPKILEMLRPKLA is encoded by the coding sequence ATGACCACTCGCCGTTCTTTCCTTGCCACCAGCCTCAGTGCCCTGGGTGCTGCCTCACTTCCCGCCATTGAGCCGATCAACCGGGCGGGCAAAAGCCGCATGCAGTTGGGTGTGGCGGCCTACAGTTTCCGCGAGCGTTTCCAGTGGATGCGCGGCAAGGAGCAGAAGGCCAAGGAAGGGCAAAAACCGTGGAGCATCTTGGATTTCATCGACTGGTGTGCCGACAACCATGTGCCGGGAGCCGAGGTGACCAGCTACTTTTTCCCGCCTGATGTGGATGAAAAATACCTGCTGGAGGTGAAACGCCACGCTTACCTGCGCGGTGTGCAACTGGCCGGGACGGCGGTGGGCAACAACTTTGCCCTGCCAAAAGGGGAGAAGCTGGATCAAGAGATCGCCGATGTGAAACGCTGGATTGATTACTCCGCGATCATGAGCGCCCCGCACATTCGGGTGTTTGCCGGACCGCAGCCGAAGGGACTGAGCGAAGAGGAAGCCGTGGCGAACTGTCTGGCAGCCTACCAGGAGTGCCTGGACTACGCAGCCAAAAAGGGTGTCTTCCTAGGTCTGGAAAACCACGGCGGCATCGTGGCCGAGCCTGAAAACCTCATCAAGATGGTGAAGGCTGCTAACAGCCCCTGGGCGGGCATCAATTTTGACAGCGGCAACTTTCACACAGAAGACCCGTATGCCGATCTGGCCAAGATCGCCCCGTATTCCGTGAATGTGCAGCTCAAGATGGAAATCAGCCGCAAGGGGGCCGCCAAAGACGAGCATGAACCCAGCGACGTGGACCGTGTGTTGAAGATCCTGCGCGAGGCGAATTACCAGGGCTGGTTCACTCTGGAATACGAGGTGAAGAACACCGACCCGCTGGTGGAAGTACCGAAGATTCTTGAGATGCTGCGGCCGAAGCTAGCTTGA
- a CDS encoding Precorrin-3B methylase has protein sequence MPAKKKPSDKPLAGAALIKEVCRRIRVARSYWEAHNNRACRGERDKALYETLTEPEKDKIPQELRVWLRYRSEKYFGEGRTPPGGH, from the coding sequence ATGCCTGCCAAAAAGAAACCCTCCGACAAGCCTCTGGCGGGCGCGGCTTTGATCAAAGAAGTGTGCAGGCGCATCCGCGTGGCACGCAGCTACTGGGAGGCTCATAACAACCGGGCCTGTCGCGGGGAGCGGGACAAGGCCCTCTACGAAACCCTCACCGAGCCTGAAAAGGACAAGATCCCGCAAGAACTCCGCGTGTGGCTGCGCTATCGCAGTGAGAAGTACTTTGGCGAAGGGCGGACTCCCCCGGGTGGCCACTGA
- a CDS encoding G protein-coupled receptor LGR4, whose translation MKLSLTLFSLLAFATSTCAAGPDLSRISSETELDGIIASTSDAALKQALLEHSKAILIAAAEHPHAEAIARTVEAAKGKIETINTTPESLQKAVGGPVAIFETLKLVDLAIPNAGPHDHRKDDPYDADFFAHLGHLSALESLNIIATQLGDDWITPIGKLTTLKSLRFTNNGPLTDAGMEQLAGLKNLESFSFVGTKITGRAYAKFEGFTKLVKVSHRGSSIDDEGLKQLCDHLPNLESLSLAHAKFTDAGAVHLKKLTKVKGLEMGTPNASPASLQNLEALPLAYLQLGDGLDRPEGIAAVRAIPTLRRLTLTRCDKLDDEGLKLATQLTQLHQLEIGGLNLPDERLPQLRAFAFLKELKLIRRPQSYPAETQAKIKALLPNVDVKFQ comes from the coding sequence ATGAAGCTATCTCTCACCCTCTTTTCACTTCTCGCCTTTGCCACATCCACATGCGCGGCAGGGCCAGACCTTTCGCGAATCTCTTCTGAGACCGAACTGGATGGCATCATCGCTTCCACCTCCGATGCTGCGCTCAAACAGGCTTTGCTGGAACACTCAAAAGCCATTCTGATCGCAGCAGCAGAACATCCTCACGCAGAAGCCATCGCCCGCACGGTAGAGGCCGCGAAGGGCAAAATCGAAACGATCAATACCACTCCTGAAAGTCTCCAAAAGGCTGTGGGGGGCCCAGTGGCGATCTTCGAGACGTTGAAACTGGTGGATCTGGCCATCCCCAATGCCGGACCTCATGATCATCGAAAAGACGACCCTTACGATGCCGACTTCTTTGCCCACCTCGGCCACCTCAGTGCGCTGGAATCTCTCAACATCATCGCCACCCAATTGGGGGATGACTGGATCACTCCGATTGGCAAGCTGACCACCCTCAAAAGCCTGCGCTTCACCAACAACGGGCCGCTTACCGATGCAGGCATGGAGCAACTGGCCGGGCTGAAAAACCTGGAATCCTTTTCCTTCGTCGGCACCAAGATCACAGGCCGCGCCTATGCCAAATTCGAAGGCTTCACCAAGCTGGTCAAAGTCAGCCACCGAGGCAGCAGCATTGATGACGAAGGCCTGAAGCAACTCTGCGATCACCTGCCCAACTTGGAAAGCCTGAGCCTCGCCCACGCGAAGTTTACCGATGCCGGGGCGGTGCATCTGAAAAAGCTCACGAAGGTCAAAGGCCTAGAGATGGGCACCCCCAATGCCAGCCCTGCGAGTTTGCAAAACCTGGAAGCGTTACCTTTGGCATACTTGCAGTTAGGCGATGGACTCGACCGTCCTGAAGGCATCGCTGCCGTACGCGCCATCCCCACTTTGAGAAGACTGACATTGACCCGCTGTGACAAGCTGGATGATGAAGGGCTGAAACTCGCCACCCAGCTAACCCAGCTTCACCAACTGGAAATCGGCGGCCTGAATCTCCCCGATGAACGCCTGCCGCAATTGCGCGCCTTCGCCTTTCTCAAGGAGCTCAAGCTCATCCGTCGCCCCCAAAGTTATCCCGCTGAAACTCAGGCAAAAATCAAAGCCCTGTTGCCGAACGTGGACGTGAAATTTCAATGA
- a CDS encoding sulfatase-like hydrolase/transferase: MNLRFSLGCLSLLLSVAAHCADRAPNIVFILADDQAWNGTSVAMMPSEEASRSRVFQTPHLDRLAAQGVTFSQAYAAHCKCECSRAAIQMGRSTTTLNAPDKSSRNWSAPMSESLVNVLKRANPAYRAAHLGKWQWFHTPASMGYDVSDGITRNEDGDSPDPEDPKRSFSLTERANAFMETQVREGRPFFIQLSYYAVHPQAQALKSTVAKYTDMRGGGGRGDRAVMAAMTEDLDTCVGSLMKKLEDLHIADNTLVIYTSDNGGRTGFLNGGKGDLGEGGLRVPLIVRGPGIKSAAYCDEPVISYDLTATVLDFASPGFSLPKDLEGGSWKPLLVKDGTGKMQRPVDRFVWHQAVEVAHHQSALRRGDFKLLYFWDSHEGLLFDLKKDLRETRDLARENPHLAAKLTQELKMHLRAGLGEAAMTAMERGEAPLRSRKR, encoded by the coding sequence ATGAATCTTCGCTTTTCCCTCGGTTGCCTCAGCCTCCTGCTCAGCGTGGCGGCTCACTGTGCTGACCGAGCACCTAACATCGTTTTCATCCTCGCCGATGATCAGGCCTGGAATGGCACTTCCGTGGCGATGATGCCGAGTGAAGAAGCGAGCCGCAGCCGAGTCTTCCAGACGCCTCACCTCGATCGGCTTGCGGCCCAGGGAGTGACGTTTTCTCAGGCCTATGCGGCCCACTGCAAATGCGAGTGCTCCCGCGCCGCCATCCAGATGGGCCGCAGTACCACGACGCTCAATGCCCCCGACAAATCGTCAAGGAACTGGAGTGCGCCGATGAGCGAATCGCTGGTGAATGTTCTCAAACGGGCCAACCCCGCGTATCGCGCAGCCCATCTGGGCAAGTGGCAGTGGTTCCACACCCCGGCCTCCATGGGCTACGATGTCAGCGATGGCATCACCCGGAATGAAGATGGAGACTCCCCCGATCCCGAAGACCCAAAGCGCTCCTTCAGCCTCACCGAGCGGGCGAATGCTTTCATGGAAACGCAGGTGAGAGAGGGGAGGCCTTTTTTCATCCAGCTCTCCTACTATGCTGTGCATCCCCAGGCGCAGGCCCTGAAGTCCACAGTAGCCAAATACACGGACATGCGAGGTGGTGGAGGCCGAGGTGATCGGGCGGTCATGGCAGCCATGACGGAGGACTTAGACACCTGCGTGGGCAGCCTCATGAAAAAGCTGGAAGACCTCCACATCGCCGACAACACCCTCGTCATCTACACCTCCGACAATGGCGGTCGCACAGGCTTTCTCAATGGCGGTAAGGGCGACCTAGGTGAAGGCGGCCTGCGTGTGCCCCTCATCGTGCGCGGCCCCGGGATCAAAAGTGCCGCCTATTGCGACGAGCCCGTCATCAGCTATGACCTCACGGCCACCGTGCTGGACTTTGCTTCCCCTGGTTTCTCCCTGCCCAAAGACCTCGAAGGTGGAAGCTGGAAACCCCTTTTGGTCAAAGACGGCACCGGCAAGATGCAGCGTCCGGTGGATCGTTTTGTCTGGCATCAGGCCGTGGAGGTGGCCCATCACCAGTCCGCCCTCCGGCGCGGCGATTTTAAGCTGCTGTACTTTTGGGACAGCCATGAAGGCCTGCTCTTTGATCTCAAAAAAGACCTCCGCGAGACCCGCGATCTAGCCCGAGAAAATCCCCACCTCGCCGCGAAACTGACCCAAGAACTGAAGATGCACCTCCGCGCCGGCCTCGGGGAAGCCGCCATGACGGCGATGGAACGAGGGGAGGCCCCCTTGCGATCAAGAAAACGCTGA
- a CDS encoding AraC family transcriptional regulator, producing the protein MQLYTNPGIIVTTKMMRNATLLKPRTLHQRPEGVVRHWQQERDRWVATLAPTSLFHRLFDHIPGVYFFAKNREGHLMFASEGLRQRYSMHEEGEILGMTDFDLNPGSMAQAYVDDDDQLLTGKATSIERIELWWDRQGMPDWFLVTKLPVLDTQGDIQGVMGLLRRPDEAERRLPVFQTVAQAVEMIRQDFSKPLLIEDVARACGQSLRQLQRRFQTTFGLSPQEFLLKTRVLAAARLLETTALSVSEIACRCGFTDQSAFTQHFRKRTGQTPSSYRNRI; encoded by the coding sequence TTGCAGCTTTACACAAACCCAGGCATCATCGTCACGACAAAGATGATGCGAAATGCGACTCTCCTCAAACCACGCACGCTGCACCAGCGGCCTGAGGGCGTGGTCCGTCATTGGCAGCAGGAGCGCGACCGCTGGGTGGCCACCCTGGCCCCCACCTCGCTCTTCCATCGGTTGTTTGATCACATCCCCGGCGTCTATTTCTTTGCCAAGAACCGTGAAGGCCACCTCATGTTTGCCAGTGAGGGCCTCCGGCAGCGCTACTCCATGCATGAGGAGGGCGAGATCCTGGGCATGACGGACTTTGACCTCAACCCTGGCAGCATGGCCCAGGCTTATGTGGATGACGACGACCAGCTCCTCACTGGGAAGGCTACCAGCATCGAGCGCATTGAACTCTGGTGGGACCGGCAGGGCATGCCAGACTGGTTCCTCGTGACCAAGCTGCCGGTGCTGGATACCCAGGGCGACATCCAGGGAGTCATGGGCCTGCTGCGCCGACCCGATGAGGCCGAACGTCGGTTGCCGGTTTTCCAAACCGTAGCCCAGGCTGTGGAAATGATCCGCCAGGACTTCAGCAAGCCGTTGCTCATTGAAGACGTGGCCCGTGCCTGCGGCCAGTCCTTGCGGCAATTGCAGCGCCGATTTCAGACCACCTTTGGCCTTTCGCCCCAGGAGTTCCTCCTGAAGACCCGTGTGCTGGCAGCGGCCCGCCTGCTGGAAACGACGGCGCTCTCGGTCTCCGAAATCGCCTGCCGCTGCGGCTTCACGGATCAAAGTGCCTTCACGCAGCACTTTCGTAAACGCACAGGCCAGACTCCCTCCAGCTACCGCAATCGAATCTAA
- a CDS encoding HEAT repeat domain-containing protein, producing MKSSLVWLLTAVLAVGVLMMVAFQAGGSPEKPGVPGAATPPATSLPAADQAASKPEPVTAPVSKLVPDDAPREVLLEAINDVAITYDPVELPKIKPYLLHPDAEVRKAALDGMVVLGDAAASPMLRDAARQVTSTKEAIELMQAAEYLELPSATGLLKSGTTKAETGPRKGGMPR from the coding sequence ATGAAATCTTCTCTTGTCTGGCTTCTGACCGCTGTGCTCGCAGTGGGTGTTTTGATGATGGTCGCCTTCCAGGCAGGCGGCAGTCCTGAGAAGCCAGGGGTGCCTGGGGCCGCGACGCCTCCCGCGACCTCACTGCCCGCAGCCGATCAGGCTGCAAGCAAGCCGGAGCCTGTGACCGCACCCGTTTCGAAGCTCGTCCCGGACGATGCGCCGCGTGAAGTCCTCCTGGAGGCCATCAACGACGTGGCCATCACTTATGACCCGGTGGAACTGCCGAAGATCAAACCCTACCTGCTTCATCCAGATGCAGAGGTCCGTAAAGCGGCCTTGGATGGCATGGTCGTGTTAGGAGATGCGGCGGCATCGCCAATGTTGCGGGATGCGGCCCGGCAAGTCACCTCCACCAAAGAAGCCATCGAGCTGATGCAGGCCGCCGAATATTTGGAGCTTCCCTCGGCGACAGGCTTGCTCAAGAGTGGAACCACCAAAGCCGAGACGGGTCCCCGCAAGGGGGGCATGCCGCGCTAA
- the pdxA gene encoding 4-hydroxythreonine-4-phosphate dehydrogenase PdxA gives MPKPIIAVTMGDPAGVGPEICLQLLANEAVREIATPVIFGDARLLARCARQTGLPAPKRILSEIEWAEKATSLEEPAVLDLFGFDAADFTPGTVSARTGAASYLYIEKSIQAALADQVAAVATAPINKEALRAAGIMYPGHTEMFAEKMDAARSCMAFFSEVMICSLVTVHIGYQDVVPSLTSARILEVIELTADAVQRHLGRKPKLAVCGLNPHAGEHGLFGQREEETLIEPAIAAARAKGMTIEGPLPPDTAFIPAKRKTVDAYICMYHDQALIPLKALAFDSAVNTTLGLPVPRTSVDHGTACDIAWQGKANGQSLVEAVLLAAKLAS, from the coding sequence ATGCCCAAACCCATCATCGCTGTCACCATGGGCGACCCTGCCGGGGTCGGTCCGGAGATCTGCCTGCAACTGCTGGCGAATGAAGCTGTACGCGAAATCGCCACCCCAGTCATCTTTGGGGATGCCCGGCTGCTGGCCCGCTGCGCCCGCCAGACGGGATTGCCTGCGCCAAAACGCATCCTCTCCGAGATCGAGTGGGCAGAAAAAGCGACCTCGCTGGAGGAGCCTGCGGTGTTGGATCTCTTCGGGTTCGATGCGGCGGATTTCACCCCCGGCACCGTCAGCGCCCGCACGGGAGCCGCCAGTTACCTTTACATTGAGAAGAGCATCCAGGCTGCGCTGGCAGACCAGGTCGCTGCGGTGGCCACGGCCCCGATCAATAAAGAAGCTCTCCGTGCGGCGGGGATCATGTATCCAGGACACACGGAGATGTTTGCCGAGAAAATGGATGCCGCCCGCTCCTGCATGGCCTTCTTTTCTGAGGTCATGATTTGCAGCCTCGTCACCGTCCACATCGGTTATCAGGACGTGGTGCCCTCGCTCACTTCCGCGCGAATTTTAGAGGTGATCGAACTCACTGCTGATGCCGTGCAGCGCCACCTGGGCCGGAAACCGAAGCTGGCCGTCTGCGGGCTGAATCCACACGCAGGCGAGCATGGCCTCTTTGGCCAGCGCGAGGAGGAAACCCTCATCGAGCCCGCTATTGCCGCTGCCCGTGCCAAGGGGATGACCATTGAAGGTCCTCTGCCTCCTGACACCGCCTTCATCCCTGCCAAACGCAAGACGGTGGATGCGTACATCTGCATGTATCATGACCAGGCGCTCATCCCACTGAAGGCCCTGGCCTTCGACTCCGCCGTCAACACCACCCTAGGCCTGCCCGTGCCGCGTACAAGTGTGGATCACGGCACGGCCTGTGACATTGCCTGGCAGGGCAAAGCCAACGGGCAGAGTCTCGTCGAGGCTGTGCTGCTGGCGGCGAAGCTGGCGAGCTGA
- a CDS encoding YHYH protein → MRPLYLLLLGSLITFQQAQAHSWKADAAPIFDEALRAHLLTEWEQKQKPSKGEIKIPQIASTTSTLNLAAAAVAQAQNAPTQSRPFQAFPKLQLRWDADFLHVGSNGLPDHGMMVGITAWQQQVPLPQSYVGSNAWRIPLHPVPAKEPALIKGRFLRGAIALAVNGIPIFNPQNNRGEVSQEIGELDQWGGHCGRADDYHYHAAPLHLQATVGKGLPIAYALDGYPIYGLTEPDGSPVGKLDICHGHETGALGYHYHASTKYPYVMGGFHGEVTEAEGQVDPQPRASPVRPDTPPLRGAEITDFESTGTDSYRLSYAVAGEKRSVSYTIKADGTYPFEYDNGKDGLVKEVYTAREAGRGQGGEPRPNRRKGERPPMREERPASREKSTQTQKAASTSTRGFVLTSSAVEEGGSLPADFTGDGSGATLPLAWKGAPAGTTSYALIMDHEAPGNEMKGYWTMWDIPATVTSLPKNVQGVGKLGTGFRGNMGYEPPHSKGPGEKTYVLHVYALSAAAQIREPASQVNREVLLAAIKDKILATADLRVVYARQSSAMEGRGEEPPPPPPARRERPNRKGGN, encoded by the coding sequence ATGCGCCCTCTTTATCTTTTGTTGTTAGGCAGTCTCATCACATTCCAGCAGGCGCAGGCCCATTCTTGGAAAGCGGATGCGGCCCCCATCTTCGATGAAGCCCTTCGTGCACACCTGCTGACCGAGTGGGAACAGAAACAGAAGCCGTCCAAAGGTGAGATCAAGATCCCACAGATCGCCAGCACGACCTCCACGCTGAATCTCGCCGCAGCCGCCGTGGCCCAGGCGCAAAATGCGCCAACTCAGTCACGCCCTTTTCAAGCCTTCCCCAAACTCCAGCTTCGCTGGGACGCAGACTTTCTCCACGTCGGCTCCAATGGCCTGCCAGACCACGGCATGATGGTGGGCATCACGGCGTGGCAGCAGCAGGTGCCGCTACCACAGTCCTACGTGGGCAGCAATGCCTGGCGCATCCCATTGCACCCGGTGCCCGCCAAAGAACCCGCCTTGATCAAGGGTCGTTTCCTGCGCGGAGCCATCGCGCTGGCGGTGAATGGCATCCCCATTTTTAATCCGCAAAACAATCGTGGTGAGGTGTCTCAGGAAATCGGTGAACTCGATCAATGGGGCGGCCATTGTGGCCGTGCCGATGACTATCATTACCACGCTGCCCCTCTGCATTTACAAGCCACGGTGGGCAAGGGGCTACCCATCGCTTACGCTCTTGATGGTTACCCGATTTATGGCCTCACCGAGCCGGATGGATCACCGGTGGGCAAGCTGGATATCTGCCACGGCCATGAAACTGGCGCCCTGGGTTACCACTACCATGCCTCCACCAAGTATCCGTATGTGATGGGCGGATTTCACGGGGAAGTCACCGAGGCGGAAGGTCAGGTGGATCCCCAGCCCCGCGCCTCACCCGTGCGCCCGGATACGCCCCCCCTGCGAGGCGCCGAGATCACAGACTTTGAAAGCACCGGAACCGACAGCTATCGGCTCAGCTACGCTGTGGCCGGAGAAAAACGCTCCGTCTCTTACACCATCAAAGCCGATGGCACCTACCCATTCGAGTATGACAACGGCAAGGATGGCCTCGTGAAGGAAGTGTATACCGCACGTGAAGCAGGCAGAGGCCAAGGAGGCGAACCCCGCCCAAACAGGCGCAAAGGTGAACGCCCACCCATGCGAGAGGAACGACCCGCTTCTCGTGAAAAAAGCACTCAGACGCAGAAGGCCGCATCCACTTCGACCCGTGGTTTTGTGCTGACCAGTTCCGCCGTTGAGGAAGGTGGCAGCTTGCCCGCAGATTTCACGGGCGATGGCAGTGGAGCCACTTTGCCCCTAGCCTGGAAAGGCGCACCCGCTGGAACCACCAGCTATGCGCTCATCATGGATCATGAAGCCCCTGGCAACGAAATGAAGGGCTACTGGACGATGTGGGACATCCCCGCCACGGTGACGAGCCTGCCCAAAAATGTGCAAGGTGTGGGCAAGCTGGGGACCGGCTTTCGGGGAAACATGGGTTATGAGCCACCCCATTCGAAAGGCCCCGGAGAGAAAACTTATGTGCTGCACGTCTATGCCCTGTCTGCAGCAGCCCAAATACGCGAACCGGCCTCCCAGGTGAACCGCGAGGTCTTGCTTGCAGCGATCAAGGATAAGATCCTCGCCACGGCGGATCTGCGGGTGGTTTATGCCCGCCAAAGCAGCGCCATGGAAGGCCGTGGCGAAGAGCCACCGCCGCCACCCCCTGCCCGGCGCGAAAGACCTAACCGAAAAGGTGGCAATTGA
- a CDS encoding four helix bundle protein, translating to MRKQFPFEKLEVWQDARRLVGAVYEQTSSFPKTEFYGITNQINRAAVPVANNLAEGSVRASLKDQAHFSNQAYGSLMETASDMIIATDLGFIPPEKSDAVLDAAFDLSVRINNLRESQLRRSQTS from the coding sequence ATGAGAAAGCAGTTCCCTTTCGAAAAACTGGAAGTCTGGCAGGATGCGCGCCGATTGGTTGGTGCGGTTTATGAACAGACGAGTTCGTTTCCAAAAACTGAGTTTTATGGGATCACAAACCAGATCAATCGTGCCGCCGTTCCCGTGGCGAACAACTTGGCCGAAGGCTCAGTTCGCGCCAGCCTTAAAGATCAGGCCCATTTCTCCAATCAAGCCTATGGCTCATTGATGGAAACAGCATCGGACATGATCATCGCTACCGACCTGGGTTTCATTCCACCTGAGAAATCAGATGCAGTTCTCGATGCAGCTTTTGACCTTAGCGTCCGTATCAACAACCTCCGCGAATCCCAGCTAAGGCGCTCCCAAACTTCTTAA